CAAAGAGACTCAGGTAGGCGGGATCCGCGCCGGCCAGCCGGTGCGGATCACCGTGGATGCCATCCGGCGCCACGTTTTCCGCGGGCACGTAGAGAGCATCGGGAAGACGACCGGGTCCACCACCGCGCTCCTCCCTCCCGACAATGCCACGGGGAACTTCATTAAAGTCGTCCAGCTCGTCCCTGTCCGGATCGCGCTCGATCCCGACCAGCGCGACCCGCCGCTCCAGCTCGGGCTCTCATGCGAGGTGGCCATCGACACCCGACAGGCGCACCCATAGCGCATGGCGACCGGGGCCAGTCTGGCCTCACCCTCGTTCGAGGCCGAACGGCGGACGAATACGTGGTTGGTGACCGTTTCCATTCTGCTCGGTTCGATCATGGCCACGATCGATACGAGCGTCGTCAACATCGCCCTCCTGCATATTCAGGCGACGTACGGGGCGACGATCCAGGAAGTCACCTGGGTCACGACCTCCTACTTGATCAGCGTGGTCCTGGTCATGCCGCTGACCGCGTGGCTCGCCTCTGTCCTCGGCCGGAAGCGGATGTACATATTTTCGGTGATCATCTTCACCGCGGCCTCGGCGCTGTGCGGGGTCTCGCGGACCCTCGGGCAGCTCATCGCATTCCGGGTCCTCCAGGGACTGGGGGGCGGGGCGCTCCAGCCTGTAGCCCAGGCGATCATGCGGGAGACATTCCCCCTGCGACAGCAGGCCCAGGCCATGGGGCTGTTCGGGATGCTCGTCCTGCTCGGACCGGCGGTCGGCCCGACGCTCGGCGGCTATCTTGTCGACAACTATTCCTGGCCGTGGATCTTCTACGTCAACCTGCCCGTGGGCGTGCTGTCGCTGTTCATGGTCTCGCAGTTCATCGTCGATCCCCCGTACATGCGGGCGAGGGGCCTGCATAAGGTCGACGCGGTCGGGATCGGGCTGCTGATCATCGGCGTCACCTCGCTCCTGACGATGCTCGAGCAGGGCGAGCGCGATGGATGGTTTGGCAGCTCATTCATCCTGGCCCTGGGCGTGGTGGCGGCGGTGACGATCGCGGCGTTCATTGTGTGGGAGTTGTACACTCCGGTCCCCGCCGTCAACCTGCGAATTCTTGCCAACACCTCGTTTGCCGCGGGAACCCTCATCATCGGGGTGCTGGGCGTCGCGCTCTTCGGAGGGCTGATCCTGCTGCCGCTGTTTCTCCAGAACCTGCTGGGGTACGACGCGACCCAAGCCGGCCTCGCCCTCATGCCCCGGTCCCTGATCATGGTGTTGACGATGCCCATCGCGGGCGCACTGTACAATCGCGTGGGCGTGCACGCGATGGCGCCGTTCGGCCTCGCGCTCGCCGCGGTCTCCTCGTTTCTGATGGCGCGCTTTACCCTCAACGCGGGGCCTCTGCAGATCCTCATCCCGCAGATCCTCCAGGGGCTGGCATTCGGATTCATCTTCGTCTCGATCTCGACCACGGCGATGTCGACGATCTCCCGGCCCCAGATGCAGGCCGCGACGGGCCTCTATAACCTGGTCCGCCAGCTGGGCGGCAGCCTGGGCACCGCCATCTTCGTTACGCTCGTCGACCACAAGACCACGACGGCCAGCGCGAACCTCGTCCGGTACGCCTCGCCGTTCAACCCGACGTTCATGCACTGGTGGCAGACCTACCAGTCCGGGTTCGCCGCCCGGGGCGTGGACCTGGGGCGCGCACGCCTCCAGGCGCTCGCCCTCCTCAACCATGCGATCGGCCAGCAGGCCGCAGTCGTCGCGTTCAACTACGCGTTTGCGGTGATGGGCGCGCTGTTTCTCTGCTGCCTTCCCCTCGTGCTGCTGCTGCGCCGCGGAGATCGGCCTGAGCACACGCCGCCTGGAGACACATAGGGGGCGTCGTCGCCAGCCCGCCCGACTCACACGGTACTCCATTCCAATTCGTTCTTGACACCGGCCGCCTCTGGTGTGAGAATGCCCGCGGCCCTTCCGCCGCTCGACGATGAGAGGTGACGCGATGACTGCGTCTGCAGACATGCTCCTGGAAGTCCACGACCTGGTCAAGGACTTCGGCCGGGTTCGAGCCGTCGACGGGATTTCGTTTGCGATCCCGAGGGGCAAGATCGTCGGCCTGCTTGGCCCCAATGGGGCGGGGAAGACCACGACGATCCACATGCTGCTCGGCATCACCGGTCTGACGTCGGGCCGCATCACGTACTTTGGAATGGAATTTGCCAGGCACCGGCAGGAGTGCCTGCAGCGAATCAATTACGCCTCATCTTTCAACACGCTGCAGGGCCGCATCTCCGTGTGGGAGAACCTGCTCGTGTTTTCGCACCTATACGCCATCCGGGACGCCGGCGCGAGGATCCGGAAGCTGCCGGAATACTTCGAGATCGGCGCCCTGCTGCAGCGCCGATACTGGGATCTCTCCGCGGGGCAGAAGACCAGGGTCAACCTGATCAAGGCGCTGTTGAACGACCCCGAGCTGATCCTCATGGACGAGCCGACCGCATCCCTCGACCCGGATATCGCGGACAAGACGCTGTCGCTGATCGAAGAAGCGCGGCGGACCTCGGCGGTATCGATTCTGTACACCAGCCACGACATGGAGGAGGTCAACCGGATCTGCGATGAGGTCATCTTCCTCGACCGCGGCCGGATCGTCGCCCAGGACACCCCGCTTGGGCTCACCAAGCGGATCCAGAACGCGCATCTCAAGCTCACCTTCGACGGCGATCTGCACACGGTGGAGGCGTTTCTCGCGGAACGCCGCCAGGGGCACACGTTTCCCCATCCGTACGCGGTGTCGATCGATACCACGGAGCAGATGATCCCCGAGCTGATCTTCGGCCTGAGCGAGCGCGGCGTCTGGATCACCGACATCGAGGTGAAGAAGCCGACCCTGGAGGACGTGTTCTTGCGGATCGCGAGAGGGACAGATCATGTCACCTAAGCGCATCGGGGCGATCCTCGTACAAGAGTTCTACATCACGAAGCGATCGCTCGAGGTCATCATGGACCTCTTCTTCACGTCGTTGATGACCGTCATCGTTTTTGGGTTTGTCTCGCGGTTCCTGGTGGGCGTGCTGAACGCCTACACGGGATCGTACCTCATCCTGGGGATGCTGCTGTGGGAGGTGATCAGGGTTAATCAGTACTCGCTTTCGGTGGGCAGCCTCTGGAACATCTGGTCACGGAATCTGAGCAACCTGTTCATCGCCCCGCTGACGATGAAGGAATACATTGCGGCGCACATGCTGTCCGGGCTGCTCAAGACCCTGCTCATCTTCGGCACGGTCTCAGCGGTCGCCGCCGCCGGATTTCAGTTCGACATCCTGCGCCTCGGGATACTGAACCTCACGTTGTTCTTTACGAATCTCACGGTTTTCTCCTGGTCGCTCGGCCTCGTCCTGCTGGGGGTGATCTTCCTGGTCGGGACACGGATCCAGGCCCTGGCCTGGGGCCTGGTCTTCCTCTTCCAGCCGCTCACCGCGGCGTTCTATCCGGTGGGGGTGCTGCCTCCGGTCGTTCAGCGGATCGCGTACGCCCTGCCGCCCACGTTCGTCTTCGAAGCGGCCCGACAGGCGTTGGCTACCGGTGCGGTGAACTGGACCTATGCCGCCATCGCCTTCGGCGAGAACCTGGTGTACTTTGGACTGGCGCTCGCGGCGTTCACCCTGATGTTCGCACGCGCGCGGAACACCGGACAGTTTGCGCGGAATGAAGGCTAGACGTGCGCCGAGCGGCCGATCACTTTTTCGGATCGAGCTTCAATGCAGCCGAATTGATGCAATACCGCAGGCCGGTCGGCTGAGGGCCGTCATCGAACACATGACCAAGATGCGCGTCGCACTTGGCGCACAGCACCTCCGTGCGAACCATGCCGTGGCTGCGATCGATCTCTTCGTCCACGTGCCCGTCGGCGATTGGGCGTGAGAAGCTCGGCCATCCGCAGCCGGCATCGAATTTCGCATCGGACTCGAAGAGCTCCTCGCCGCAGCAGACGCAGCGATAGACGCCCGGCGTCGTCGTCTTGTCGTACGCACCGGTGAAGGGCCGCTCGGTGGCCTTCTCGCGCGTGACGGCATACTGCTCCGGCGTCAATTGCCTGCGCCATTCGCTCTCGTTCTTCTTGATCTTGTCTGACATGTGCGGCCTCCGTCCCTCGTAGTACGTTGCCCCCACCACACTACGGTATCAGATTGGCGGGGATCAGCCGCTCGACGATGACCACATCGCGCCATTTCCCGTCGAGCATTGCGTGCTTCTGGTAGGTGCCGACCTCTCGAAAGCCCACCGATCGGAGGAGGCGGAGGCTCGCGGTGTTCTCCGGGAATACGCGCGAGACGAGCTTCCAGAGGCCGGCGCGCTCCGCTTCGCGGATCAACGCCTCCATCGCCACGCGCCCCGCGCCGCGTCCGCGCGCCTCCCGGGCAACGTAC
This genomic interval from bacterium contains the following:
- a CDS encoding DHA2 family efflux MFS transporter permease subunit yields the protein MATGASLASPSFEAERRTNTWLVTVSILLGSIMATIDTSVVNIALLHIQATYGATIQEVTWVTTSYLISVVLVMPLTAWLASVLGRKRMYIFSVIIFTAASALCGVSRTLGQLIAFRVLQGLGGGALQPVAQAIMRETFPLRQQAQAMGLFGMLVLLGPAVGPTLGGYLVDNYSWPWIFYVNLPVGVLSLFMVSQFIVDPPYMRARGLHKVDAVGIGLLIIGVTSLLTMLEQGERDGWFGSSFILALGVVAAVTIAAFIVWELYTPVPAVNLRILANTSFAAGTLIIGVLGVALFGGLILLPLFLQNLLGYDATQAGLALMPRSLIMVLTMPIAGALYNRVGVHAMAPFGLALAAVSSFLMARFTLNAGPLQILIPQILQGLAFGFIFVSISTTAMSTISRPQMQAATGLYNLVRQLGGSLGTAIFVTLVDHKTTTASANLVRYASPFNPTFMHWWQTYQSGFAARGVDLGRARLQALALLNHAIGQQAAVVAFNYAFAVMGALFLCCLPLVLLLRRGDRPEHTPPGDT
- a CDS encoding ABC transporter ATP-binding protein — translated: MTASADMLLEVHDLVKDFGRVRAVDGISFAIPRGKIVGLLGPNGAGKTTTIHMLLGITGLTSGRITYFGMEFARHRQECLQRINYASSFNTLQGRISVWENLLVFSHLYAIRDAGARIRKLPEYFEIGALLQRRYWDLSAGQKTRVNLIKALLNDPELILMDEPTASLDPDIADKTLSLIEEARRTSAVSILYTSHDMEEVNRICDEVIFLDRGRIVAQDTPLGLTKRIQNAHLKLTFDGDLHTVEAFLAERRQGHTFPHPYAVSIDTTEQMIPELIFGLSERGVWITDIEVKKPTLEDVFLRIARGTDHVT
- a CDS encoding ABC transporter permease, with product MSPKRIGAILVQEFYITKRSLEVIMDLFFTSLMTVIVFGFVSRFLVGVLNAYTGSYLILGMLLWEVIRVNQYSLSVGSLWNIWSRNLSNLFIAPLTMKEYIAAHMLSGLLKTLLIFGTVSAVAAAGFQFDILRLGILNLTLFFTNLTVFSWSLGLVLLGVIFLVGTRIQALAWGLVFLFQPLTAAFYPVGVLPPVVQRIAYALPPTFVFEAARQALATGAVNWTYAAIAFGENLVYFGLALAAFTLMFARARNTGQFARNEG
- the msrB gene encoding peptide-methionine (R)-S-oxide reductase MsrB, with the translated sequence MSDKIKKNESEWRRQLTPEQYAVTREKATERPFTGAYDKTTTPGVYRCVCCGEELFESDAKFDAGCGWPSFSRPIADGHVDEEIDRSHGMVRTEVLCAKCDAHLGHVFDDGPQPTGLRYCINSAALKLDPKK
- a CDS encoding arsinothricin resistance N-acetyltransferase ArsN1 family A, whose product is MRARIATPEDGEAIAAIYNQGIEDRVATFETRLRNCEDVRTWFDGTHPVVAVEHEGRLIAFASTSAYRPRECYAGIAEFSVYVAREARGRGAGRVAMEALIREAERAGLWKLVSRVFPENTASLRLLRSVGFREVGTYQKHAMLDGKWRDVVIVERLIPANLIP